From Streptobacillus canis, the proteins below share one genomic window:
- the pyrF gene encoding orotidine-5'-phosphate decarboxylase: protein MIIDKLYNVVKEKGFVCLGLDSHLDYVPKYIKEKYDNVEDILFNFNKDIIDATKDICGVYKLQIAYYEANGIDGLKAYIKTMKYLKELDLISIGDIKRGDIAATAKEYARAHFEGEFEADFITINPYMGLDTLEAYLPYLEKGIKGIFVLLRTSNPGAKDIECLLSDGEEIFFKLGDRLKELGDKYVGECGYSSLGLVVGSSHSEEATKIRERFNNSFFLLPGYGAQGGKAEDVRMYLNDFNGGVVNSSRGIITNYKKYEDGEEKFKEYTRDAVLKMLVDINGI from the coding sequence ATGATAATAGATAAACTATATAACGTTGTAAAAGAAAAAGGCTTTGTATGTTTAGGTTTAGATTCTCATTTAGATTATGTTCCTAAATATATTAAAGAAAAATATGATAATGTTGAAGATATACTATTTAACTTTAATAAAGATATAATAGATGCTACAAAAGATATATGTGGAGTATATAAATTACAAATTGCATATTATGAAGCAAATGGTATAGATGGATTAAAAGCATATATAAAAACTATGAAATATTTAAAAGAATTAGACTTAATATCTATAGGAGATATTAAAAGAGGAGATATAGCTGCAACTGCTAAAGAGTATGCAAGAGCACACTTTGAAGGAGAATTTGAAGCAGATTTCATAACTATAAATCCATATATGGGTCTAGATACTTTAGAAGCTTATCTACCTTATTTAGAAAAAGGAATTAAAGGTATATTTGTCCTACTTAGAACATCTAACCCTGGGGCTAAAGATATAGAATGTCTTTTAAGTGATGGAGAAGAAATATTCTTTAAACTAGGAGATAGATTAAAAGAATTAGGAGATAAATATGTAGGTGAATGTGGATATTCATCACTAGGTTTAGTAGTTGGTTCTTCTCATAGTGAAGAAGCTACTAAAATAAGAGAAAGATTTAATAATTCATTCTTCTTGCTTCCAGGTTATGGAGCTCAAGGTGGAAAAGCAGAAGATGTTAGAATGTATTTAAATGATTTCAATGGAGGAGTAGTAAACTCTTCAAGAGGTATAATAACAAACTATAAAAAATATGAAGATGGTGAAGAAAAGTTCAAAGAATACACAAGAGATGCAGTATTAAAAATGCTGGTGGATATAAATGGGATATAA
- a CDS encoding papain-like cysteine protease family protein, whose product MNQKIFKTLLCLGLLTSVFSTVNYAQDSTVERYIQGVDNDENTGADSYGNAGDNRESRFYKNPDYFNLKNDDTLVIIEKFRTMQQTTEWSCGNVTALMVLENMGIKNKFTEMAIAEIMKSSTDLDTPNAKPGTADNFGEFGTDVEQMFEFFSAVKGVKVYETNYKANPKPEDLYSNKDLVPEADFGNIKRVFNNVSLYASENDPNTDKWVTDAKDSYFVKWLTGHLKEGRPIMVEWADWNGHWQAIIGYDNNGTPTIGDDTLIFADPYDTSDHSQDGYYVYPLERWFYMWHDRSIAKKPLQLQPYIVVGEDK is encoded by the coding sequence TTGAACCAAAAAATTTTTAAAACATTATTATGTTTGGGATTATTAACATCAGTATTTAGTACTGTAAACTATGCACAGGACTCTACAGTTGAAAGATATATTCAAGGTGTAGACAATGATGAGAATACAGGTGCAGACAGCTATGGAAATGCTGGAGATAATCGTGAGTCAAGATTTTATAAAAATCCAGATTACTTTAATTTAAAAAATGATGACACATTAGTTATCATTGAGAAGTTTAGAACAATGCAACAGACTACAGAATGGTCTTGTGGTAATGTTACTGCTTTAATGGTTTTAGAAAACATGGGAATTAAAAACAAATTTACAGAAATGGCTATAGCAGAAATTATGAAATCTTCAACAGATTTAGATACGCCAAATGCTAAACCAGGAACAGCAGATAATTTCGGTGAATTCGGGACAGACGTAGAACAAATGTTTGAATTTTTTAGTGCAGTTAAAGGTGTAAAGGTTTATGAAACAAACTACAAAGCTAATCCTAAACCAGAAGATCTTTATTCAAATAAAGATTTAGTACCAGAAGCTGATTTTGGGAACATTAAGAGAGTATTTAACAACGTGAGTCTATATGCAAGTGAAAATGACCCTAACACAGATAAATGGGTAACAGATGCAAAAGATTCATATTTTGTAAAATGGTTAACAGGACATTTAAAAGAAGGTAGACCTATAATGGTTGAATGGGCAGACTGGAATGGACACTGGCAAGCTATCATAGGATATGATAATAATGGAACTCCAACTATAGGAGATGACACATTAATATTTGCAGATCCTTATGATACAAGTGACCACTCACAAGATGGGTACTATGTATATCCACTTGAAAGATGGTTCTATATGTGGCATGACAGAAGTATTGCTAAAAAACCATTACAATTACAACCTTACATTGTTGTAGGAGAAGATAAATAA
- the pyrE gene encoding orotate phosphoribosyltransferase, which produces MSENVVLELLRESEALLEGHFLLSSGRHSDRYVQCAKVTMYPERAEKICEIIKEKLDKDNVKVDAVVGPAMGGIVISYELGRAIKARCMFTERENDLMTLRRGFFINPGEKVLIVEDVVTTGKSSLETIKVLEELGAEVVGIASIVDRTGENIKLDYPLYSAIKLEVKSYDKDECPLCKETDLLLVKPGSRKKFNK; this is translated from the coding sequence ATGAGTGAAAATGTAGTTTTAGAATTATTAAGAGAAAGTGAAGCATTACTTGAAGGACATTTTTTATTATCATCAGGAAGACATAGTGATAGATACGTTCAATGTGCTAAAGTAACAATGTATCCTGAAAGAGCAGAAAAAATATGTGAAATTATCAAAGAAAAATTAGATAAAGACAATGTAAAAGTAGATGCTGTAGTAGGTCCAGCTATGGGTGGAATAGTAATAAGTTATGAACTTGGAAGAGCTATTAAAGCAAGATGTATGTTTACTGAAAGAGAAAATGATTTAATGACTTTAAGAAGAGGATTCTTCATTAATCCAGGAGAAAAAGTATTAATAGTTGAAGATGTAGTTACTACAGGGAAATCATCTCTTGAGACTATAAAAGTATTAGAAGAACTAGGAGCAGAAGTTGTAGGTATTGCATCTATAGTTGATAGAACTGGTGAAAATATTAAATTAGATTACCCTCTATATTCAGCTATAAAACTAGAAGTAAAAAGCTATGATAAAGACGAATGTCCATTATGTAAAGAAACAGATTTACTTTTAGTAAAACCAGGAAGTAGAAAAAAATTTAATAAATAA
- a CDS encoding dihydroorotate dehydrogenase: protein MNLEVDICGIKLKNPVIGASGTVGFGVEFKDYIDLNKIGGISTKGLTLNPREGNTGIRIYETPAGMMNSIGLQNPGIKSFIENEYHEMKKYEFEIIANIGGSQIEDYLESVRLINKTDIRIIELNISCPNVKEGGMAFGIKCDTAYEIVRQVRAATDKILMVKLSPNAENIKDMAKTCVKAGADCLSLVNTFNALAVDVYKRRAVFDNITAGLSGAAVKPIALRMVRDVCSVVNVPVIAMGGIMNAIDAIEFIMVGATAVQVGGANFINPCVMEEIVEGIERFCEEQGIKNLNEIRGVIK from the coding sequence ATGAATTTAGAAGTAGATATTTGTGGTATTAAACTTAAAAACCCTGTAATAGGAGCATCAGGTACTGTAGGATTTGGTGTAGAATTTAAGGACTATATAGATTTAAATAAAATTGGTGGTATTTCAACTAAGGGATTAACTTTAAATCCTAGAGAAGGAAATACTGGAATAAGAATATATGAAACACCAGCTGGAATGATGAATAGTATAGGACTTCAAAATCCAGGTATTAAAAGCTTTATAGAAAATGAATATCATGAAATGAAGAAATATGAGTTTGAAATTATAGCTAATATAGGTGGATCTCAAATAGAGGATTACTTAGAATCTGTAAGATTAATCAATAAAACTGATATTAGAATAATAGAATTAAATATTTCTTGCCCTAATGTTAAAGAAGGTGGAATGGCATTTGGAATTAAATGTGATACTGCATATGAAATAGTAAGACAAGTTAGAGCAGCTACAGATAAAATATTAATGGTTAAATTATCACCTAATGCTGAAAACATTAAGGATATGGCAAAAACTTGTGTTAAGGCTGGAGCAGATTGTCTATCTTTAGTTAATACATTTAATGCATTAGCAGTTGATGTATATAAAAGACGTGCTGTATTTGATAATATTACAGCAGGGCTATCTGGTGCAGCGGTAAAACCTATAGCACTTAGAATGGTAAGAGATGTATGTAGTGTTGTTAATGTTCCAGTTATAGCTATGGGTGGAATCATGAATGCAATAGATGCTATTGAATTTATTATGGTTGGAGCAACAGCAGTACAAGTTGGAGGAGCTAACTTTATAAATCCATGTGTAATGGAAGAAATAGTTGAAGGTATAGAAAGATTTTGTGAAGAACAAGGAATAAAAAATTTAAATGAAATAAGAGGTGTTATTAAATGA
- a CDS encoding dihydroorotate dehydrogenase electron transfer subunit, with protein sequence MGYKKVEILENKEISPSIYLMKVKGEFDAKPGQFYMIKCFEDTNLLPRPISICDIEGDTLVLLYVVVGKGTKIMSEKKIGEEIEVLGPLGNGFYTEGKENKKLAIVGGGIGIAPLLYLAKNLNAEIDLYLGYRDEVYFVDEFKPYVNNIFITTNTGSVGHEGFVTEILEDKYDEIFVCGPEPMMGAIKKLGFKSPIQLSMESRMACGIGACLACSCKTSNGMKRMCKEGPVFYTDEVML encoded by the coding sequence ATGGGATATAAGAAAGTAGAAATACTAGAAAATAAAGAAATATCACCCAGTATATATCTTATGAAAGTAAAAGGTGAATTTGATGCAAAACCAGGACAGTTCTATATGATCAAATGCTTTGAAGATACTAATTTATTGCCAAGACCTATAAGTATATGTGATATAGAAGGAGATACTTTAGTATTACTTTATGTTGTAGTAGGTAAAGGAACTAAAATAATGTCTGAGAAAAAAATAGGAGAAGAAATAGAAGTGTTAGGGCCTTTAGGAAATGGATTCTATACTGAAGGTAAAGAAAATAAGAAATTAGCTATAGTTGGTGGAGGTATAGGTATAGCACCATTACTTTACTTAGCTAAAAACTTAAATGCTGAGATAGATCTATACTTAGGATATAGAGATGAAGTGTATTTTGTAGATGAATTTAAACCATATGTAAATAATATATTTATTACTACTAATACAGGTAGTGTTGGACATGAAGGATTTGTTACTGAAATATTAGAAGATAAATATGATGAAATATTCGTATGTGGTCCAGAACCTATGATGGGAGCAATAAAAAAATTAGGATTTAAATCTCCAATACAATTATCTATGGAATCAAGAATGGCTTGTGGTATAGGAGCTTGTCTTGCATGTAGTTGTAAGACTAGTAATGGTATGAAGAGAATGTGTAAAGAAGGTCCGGTATTTTATACAGATGAGGTGATGCTATGA